The Flavobacterium piscisymbiosum genome includes a region encoding these proteins:
- a CDS encoding DUF5522 domain-containing protein produces MNSIKTKICSSCESSFSCGDISEESKCWCNDFPPIFNLSEGGDCLCPICFKEACEDKIDAYVETMTPQKALINKATALPKQEKLIEGIDYYIENGNYVFKAWFHLKRGTCCGNDCKHCPY; encoded by the coding sequence ATGAATAGCATAAAAACAAAAATTTGCTCTAGCTGCGAATCCTCTTTTAGTTGTGGAGATATTTCAGAAGAAAGCAAGTGTTGGTGCAATGACTTCCCTCCTATTTTTAACCTTTCTGAAGGAGGCGATTGCCTATGTCCGATTTGCTTTAAAGAAGCTTGCGAAGACAAAATTGATGCTTATGTAGAAACAATGACACCTCAAAAAGCGCTTATAAACAAAGCGACAGCCTTACCCAAACAAGAAAAGCTGATTGAAGGAATCGATTATTATATAGAAAATGGCAATTATGTTTTTAAAGCCTGGTTTCACCTAAAAAGAGGAACTTGCTGCGGAAACGACTGTAAACATTGTCCTTATTAG
- a CDS encoding tRNA (cytidine(34)-2'-O)-methyltransferase, translating to MLNVVLVEPEIPNNTGNIGRLCVGTESRLHLIHPFGFVINDKNLKRSGLDYWVHLDVTEYQSIDEWIQQIPDQSRVFLMSSHAEKSYLETDFQDGDWLVFGKESVGLRQEVLARFENHLTIPMSKLIRSFNIANSVAFVVGEAKRQIGLKI from the coding sequence ATGCTAAACGTTGTTCTTGTAGAACCTGAAATACCAAATAATACTGGAAATATTGGACGATTGTGTGTGGGTACTGAAAGTAGATTACACTTAATTCATCCTTTTGGATTTGTGATTAATGATAAAAACCTAAAACGTTCCGGTTTGGATTATTGGGTACATCTTGACGTTACCGAATATCAAAGCATTGACGAATGGATTCAGCAAATTCCGGATCAGTCACGTGTTTTCCTGATGAGTTCTCATGCTGAAAAGTCATATCTTGAAACTGATTTTCAGGATGGAGACTGGTTGGTTTTTGGAAAAGAAAGTGTTGGATTAAGACAAGAAGTTTTAGCCCGTTTTGAAAATCATTTAACGATCCCGATGTCGAAATTAATCAGAAGTTTTAATATCGCGAATTCTGTCGCTTTTGTAGTTGGAGAAGCTAAGAGACAAATTGGGTTGAAGATTTAA
- the cobU gene encoding bifunctional adenosylcobinamide kinase/adenosylcobinamide-phosphate guanylyltransferase yields the protein MIYLITGGERSGKSSYAQNMALQLTDSPIYVATARKWDADFQNRIDRHQQERDERWTNIEEEKYLSKIDFTEKIALIDCVTLWLTNFFTDHNFDVNLSLEEAKKEFLSIANQKNATLIIVTNEIGMGVHAETHIGRKFTELQGWMNQFLASNADEVVLMVSGIPVKIKG from the coding sequence ATGATTTACCTAATTACCGGAGGCGAACGATCAGGAAAAAGCAGTTATGCCCAAAACATGGCTTTACAACTTACAGATTCACCAATTTATGTAGCAACAGCCAGAAAATGGGATGCCGATTTCCAGAATAGAATCGACCGTCATCAACAAGAACGTGATGAACGATGGACGAATATTGAAGAGGAAAAATACTTGAGTAAAATTGATTTTACCGAAAAAATAGCACTGATTGATTGCGTGACACTCTGGCTAACCAACTTTTTTACCGATCATAACTTTGATGTGAATTTGAGTTTGGAAGAAGCTAAAAAAGAGTTTCTTTCGATCGCCAATCAAAAAAATGCTACACTGATTATTGTGACCAACGAAATTGGAATGGGCGTTCATGCCGAAACTCATATTGGCAGAAAATTTACCGAATTGCAAGGCTGGATGAATCAGTTTCTGGCTTCGAATGCTGATGAGGTGGTTTTGATGGTTTCAGGAATTCCGGTTAAGATAAAAGGCTGA
- a CDS encoding ABC transporter substrate-binding protein produces MKHLLPKLIFILPFFILVGCKKNETEAVVKTEIAKNSIEYASGLSIVKHDGYSVVTVSDPWPNANAKFTYVLKEKEAKVPDSLQKYTTIKVPLESVVVTSTTNIPFLEMLEVEDKLIGFPHTDYVSSEKTRVLIDKGSVKNVGENEKLNIEQLIELSPDLIVTFGVDNNNSALDNLKKSGLNVLIQADWMEQSPLGKAEWIKLYGALFGKEDKAKELFDKIVTSYDQAKKLVADKPAISTVLYGSMYQDVWYVAKGNSWVAQFMADAHANYLWADLKGTGSEGLSFEKILVKAKAADFWIASGSFKTLDEFGKTNPHYSQFDAFKNKNIYTFEGKVGATGGTVYYELAPSRPDLVLKDYIKIFHPDLLPSYEFTFASKLN; encoded by the coding sequence ATGAAACATTTATTACCAAAACTGATTTTTATTTTACCATTTTTCATTCTTGTTGGATGTAAAAAAAATGAAACAGAAGCCGTTGTAAAAACTGAAATTGCAAAAAATAGTATCGAATACGCATCGGGACTTTCTATTGTAAAACACGACGGATATTCAGTTGTAACAGTTTCTGATCCTTGGCCAAATGCCAATGCAAAATTTACTTATGTTCTAAAAGAAAAAGAAGCTAAAGTTCCGGATAGCTTACAAAAATATACTACAATAAAAGTGCCTTTAGAATCTGTGGTGGTAACTTCAACTACTAATATTCCGTTTCTTGAAATGCTGGAAGTCGAAGATAAATTGATAGGTTTTCCTCATACTGATTATGTTTCATCTGAAAAAACCAGAGTTTTAATCGATAAAGGATCAGTTAAAAATGTAGGTGAAAACGAAAAATTAAATATCGAGCAATTAATCGAGTTGTCTCCGGATCTTATTGTAACTTTTGGTGTAGACAACAACAATTCAGCGTTGGATAATTTGAAAAAAAGTGGCTTAAATGTTTTAATTCAAGCCGACTGGATGGAGCAGTCTCCGCTTGGAAAAGCAGAATGGATCAAGCTGTACGGAGCTTTATTTGGTAAAGAAGATAAAGCCAAAGAATTGTTTGATAAAATTGTTACAAGTTACGATCAGGCTAAAAAATTAGTAGCTGATAAACCTGCAATCTCAACTGTTTTATACGGTTCTATGTATCAGGATGTTTGGTATGTAGCCAAAGGAAATAGCTGGGTAGCACAATTTATGGCAGACGCTCATGCCAATTATTTATGGGCAGATTTAAAAGGAACGGGAAGCGAAGGTTTATCTTTTGAAAAAATATTGGTAAAAGCCAAAGCAGCTGATTTCTGGATTGCTTCAGGATCATTTAAAACCTTAGACGAATTCGGAAAAACAAATCCGCATTACAGTCAGTTTGATGCTTTTAAAAATAAAAATATTTATACTTTCGAAGGTAAAGTAGGAGCAACCGGTGGAACCGTTTATTATGAATTGGCACCAAGCCGCCCGGATTTAGTATTGAAAGATTATATCAAAATATTTCATCCTGACTTATTGCCTAGCTACGAATTTACTTTTGCATCAAAACTAAACTAA
- a CDS encoding SDR family NAD(P)-dependent oxidoreductase, producing MALLENKVAFVSGGGSGIGRAVAGAYAREGAKVVLSDINVEHGEETVKFIKDKGGEAFFVKGDSSSAADNKHMVEVAVSKYGRLDIACNNAGMGGPAKPTGEYEPEAWDKVIALNLSGVFYACRYQLEQMEKNGGGSIVNIASIHGQVAAPLSPAYTASKHGVVGLTKNIAAEYAQKNIRCNAVGPGYIETALLKDNLNKDMMTAIAAKAPMNRLGTSEEIAELVVFLSSEKSSFTTGSYIIADGGYTAI from the coding sequence ATGGCACTTTTAGAAAACAAAGTAGCTTTTGTGTCCGGTGGTGGTTCAGGAATTGGACGCGCAGTGGCAGGAGCTTACGCTCGAGAAGGAGCAAAAGTAGTACTTTCAGATATTAACGTAGAACACGGAGAAGAAACCGTAAAATTTATAAAGGACAAAGGTGGAGAAGCTTTTTTTGTAAAAGGAGATTCATCAAGTGCTGCCGATAACAAACACATGGTTGAAGTAGCGGTTTCTAAATACGGCCGACTTGATATTGCGTGTAACAATGCAGGAATGGGAGGCCCGGCAAAACCAACAGGAGAATACGAACCGGAAGCCTGGGATAAAGTAATTGCGCTGAATCTAAGCGGAGTTTTTTACGCCTGTCGTTACCAGTTAGAACAAATGGAAAAAAACGGTGGTGGAAGTATTGTAAATATTGCGTCTATTCACGGTCAGGTTGCAGCTCCGTTAAGTCCTGCTTATACAGCATCTAAACATGGTGTTGTGGGGTTAACCAAAAATATTGCGGCTGAATATGCACAAAAAAACATTCGTTGTAATGCTGTTGGGCCGGGTTATATAGAAACGGCTCTGCTAAAGGACAATTTAAATAAAGACATGATGACTGCCATAGCAGCAAAAGCCCCAATGAACCGCTTAGGTACATCAGAAGAAATTGCAGAGTTAGTGGTATTTCTAAGTTCAGAAAAATCTTCTTTCACAACCGGAAGTTACATCATTGCCGATGGTGGATATACAGCAATTTAA
- a CDS encoding pseudouridine synthase has protein sequence MHQHFILFKPYGYLSQFIYELKRKKKLLGELYNFPEGTMAIGRLDEDSEGLLLLTTDGKVSEQIRSKKVDKEYYVQVDGVITPEAIEELQKGVEIGFDGGKYKTKPCSAFIVTEIPDFGPRAKKIRDERHGPTSWASITVNEGKFRQVRKMTAAVGFPTLRLVRVRIGNVYLQNLKAGDVLEVPDFKLDNVN, from the coding sequence ATGCATCAACATTTTATTCTTTTTAAACCTTACGGCTATCTGAGTCAATTTATTTATGAATTAAAAAGAAAGAAAAAGCTTTTGGGAGAATTATACAATTTCCCCGAAGGAACTATGGCTATTGGCAGGCTTGACGAAGATTCTGAAGGATTGCTTTTATTGACAACTGACGGAAAAGTGAGCGAACAAATAAGAAGCAAAAAAGTCGACAAAGAATATTATGTTCAGGTTGACGGTGTTATTACTCCGGAAGCGATTGAGGAATTGCAAAAAGGTGTAGAAATTGGTTTTGATGGCGGCAAATACAAAACAAAACCCTGCTCTGCTTTTATCGTTACTGAAATTCCTGATTTTGGGCCAAGAGCAAAAAAAATAAGAGACGAACGTCATGGACCAACTTCTTGGGCATCGATAACAGTAAATGAAGGAAAGTTTCGTCAGGTTCGAAAAATGACAGCTGCTGTTGGTTTTCCGACTTTAAGATTGGTTCGTGTTCGTATAGGAAATGTATATTTGCAAAACCTGAAAGCCGGTGACGTTTTAGAAGTTCCGGATTTTAAATTAGATAATGTTAATTAG
- a CDS encoding ABC transporter ATP-binding protein, with amino-acid sequence MTTILETSNLSIGYKSKKATVVIAENLNLNLTSGKLISLIGANGIGKSTLLRTITGIHEPLSGTVFLNDKNINSYKPLDLAQNLSLVLTEKLPPSNLSVFELVALGRQPYTNWIGTLTQSDIEKVQEALELTQIEHLAQKKHFEISDGQLQKVLIARALAQDTPLIILDEPTTHLDLLHKVSLFKLLKKLTQETQKCILFSTHDIDLAIQLSDEMIIMTPELIVQDEPCNLISNGSFANLFKDEHIVFDAEKGKFVIT; translated from the coding sequence ATGACAACTATTTTAGAAACTTCAAATTTAAGCATTGGCTATAAGTCCAAGAAAGCAACTGTGGTTATTGCCGAGAATTTGAATTTGAATTTAACTTCAGGGAAACTCATTTCATTAATAGGAGCAAACGGAATTGGGAAATCGACTTTATTACGAACGATTACAGGAATTCACGAACCATTATCAGGAACTGTTTTTCTGAACGATAAAAATATAAACAGTTACAAACCTCTGGATTTAGCTCAAAATCTAAGTTTGGTTTTAACCGAAAAATTACCGCCAAGCAATCTTTCTGTTTTCGAATTAGTGGCATTAGGCCGTCAGCCATACACCAACTGGATTGGCACTTTAACCCAAAGCGATATCGAGAAAGTTCAGGAAGCATTAGAACTGACACAAATCGAACATTTGGCTCAAAAAAAACATTTCGAAATTAGCGATGGACAATTGCAAAAAGTCCTAATTGCAAGAGCTTTGGCACAAGATACACCGCTTATTATTCTGGATGAACCTACAACACATCTTGATTTACTGCATAAAGTTTCATTATTCAAATTGTTGAAAAAACTAACTCAGGAAACTCAAAAATGTATTTTGTTTTCGACTCATGATATCGATCTGGCTATTCAGTTAAGTGACGAAATGATTATTATGACACCGGAATTAATTGTTCAGGACGAACCTTGTAATTTAATTTCAAACGGAAGTTTTGCCAATTTGTTCAAAGATGAACATATTGTTTTTGATGCTGAAAAAGGGAAGTTTGTAATTACTTAG
- a CDS encoding iron ABC transporter permease translates to MFFLDISLGSVTIPFKDVYTSLTGGQASKSTWEYIIINYRLPKAITAVLVGVGLSISGLLMQTLFRNPLAGPDVLGLSSGAILAVAIVILGAGFLPSFLNVILLSPYGIVFASTLGSVLVLMLVLLVAQRLRNTMAILIVGLMFGSFTSAIVGVLTYFSSAEQLQKFTFWSLGSLGNLSWTSLSVLAVCVGFGLLLSASSIKPLNALLLGENYAKSMGLNYKKARLIIIFATSILAGSVTAFAGPIAFIGLAVPHIAKLTFQTSNHAVLYWSTFFYGGIIMLFCDIASQLPGLDTTLPINAITSIIGAPVVVYLLMRKRNFQ, encoded by the coding sequence ATGTTTTTTTTGGACATAAGTTTAGGTTCTGTTACTATCCCTTTCAAAGATGTATATACAAGTTTAACAGGCGGCCAGGCCAGTAAATCGACCTGGGAATATATCATTATTAATTATCGTTTGCCAAAAGCAATTACAGCCGTTTTGGTTGGTGTGGGATTGTCTATTAGCGGACTTTTAATGCAAACCTTATTTCGAAATCCGTTGGCGGGTCCGGATGTTTTAGGATTAAGTTCCGGCGCAATACTGGCAGTTGCAATTGTTATTTTAGGAGCAGGTTTTTTACCATCATTTTTAAACGTAATTTTATTATCGCCATACGGAATCGTGTTTGCCTCAACATTAGGAAGTGTCTTGGTTTTAATGCTGGTTTTGTTAGTAGCACAACGATTACGAAACACAATGGCAATTTTAATTGTAGGGCTTATGTTTGGTAGTTTTACGAGTGCTATTGTGGGTGTTTTAACTTATTTTAGTTCGGCAGAACAATTGCAAAAATTTACTTTTTGGTCGTTAGGAAGCCTCGGAAATCTTTCTTGGACATCACTTTCTGTTCTTGCAGTTTGTGTTGGTTTTGGATTACTTTTAAGTGCCAGCAGTATTAAACCTTTAAATGCATTGCTTCTTGGCGAAAATTATGCTAAAAGCATGGGATTGAATTATAAAAAAGCAAGACTCATTATCATATTCGCCACAAGTATTTTGGCAGGAAGTGTTACCGCATTTGCAGGCCCAATAGCGTTTATAGGATTAGCAGTTCCGCATATTGCAAAACTAACATTTCAAACCAGTAATCACGCCGTTTTGTATTGGAGTACTTTTTTTTACGGGGGTATTATTATGCTATTTTGTGATATTGCCTCACAATTACCGGGATTAGACACAACATTGCCTATTAATGCCATTACATCTATAATTGGTGCACCGGTCGTAGTATATTTATTAATGAGAAAAAGAAATTTTCAATAG